From one Thalassobaculum sp. OXR-137 genomic stretch:
- the fabI gene encoding enoyl-ACP reductase FabI yields the protein MTKDPRIMAGKRGLIMGVANDRSIAWGIAKAAADQGAELAFTYMGEALEKRVRPLADQVGSTLVEACDVNDDASVDRVFSRISETWGSLDFLVHAIAYSDKDELKGKYLDTSRDNFRRTMDISCYSFTSVAKRAAPLMKAGGSLLTLTYYGAERVMPHYNVMGVAKAALEASIRYLAVDMGDQGVRVNGLSAGPMKTLAASGIGDFRYILKWNQYNSPLRRNVTLEDVGGAGVYLLSDLSTGVTGEVHHVDCGYNIVGMKAVDAPDISVV from the coding sequence ATGACTAAAGATCCCCGCATTATGGCGGGCAAGCGCGGCCTGATCATGGGCGTGGCCAACGACCGTTCGATCGCCTGGGGCATTGCAAAGGCGGCCGCCGACCAAGGTGCCGAGCTTGCCTTCACCTATATGGGCGAAGCGTTGGAAAAGCGGGTGCGTCCGCTGGCCGATCAGGTCGGCAGCACCCTGGTGGAGGCGTGCGACGTCAACGACGACGCCAGCGTCGACCGGGTGTTCAGCCGCATCTCCGAGACCTGGGGCAGCCTGGACTTTCTCGTGCACGCGATCGCGTATTCCGACAAGGACGAGCTCAAGGGCAAGTACCTGGACACCTCGCGCGACAATTTCCGGCGCACGATGGATATCTCCTGCTACTCGTTCACCTCGGTCGCCAAGCGCGCCGCGCCGCTGATGAAGGCGGGCGGCAGCCTGCTGACCCTGACCTACTACGGCGCCGAGCGGGTGATGCCGCACTACAACGTCATGGGCGTGGCCAAGGCGGCGCTGGAGGCCAGCATCCGCTACCTCGCCGTCGACATGGGCGATCAGGGCGTGCGGGTGAACGGCCTGTCCGCCGGGCCGATGAAGACGCTGGCCGCCTCGGGCATCGGCGATTTCCGCTATATCCTGAAGTGGAACCAGTACAACTCGCCGCTGCGCCGCAACGTGACGCTGGAGGATGTCGGCGGCGCCGGCGTCTACCTGCTGTCCGACCTGTCGACCGGCGTGACCGGCGAGGTGCACCACGTGGATTGCGGCTACAACATCGTCGGCATGAAGGCGGTGGACGCGCCCGACATCTCCGTCGTCTGA
- a CDS encoding YihY family inner membrane protein, with the protein MESPDKKTSSSRMDYWKVHRAKRIAIDIGNYVYYAVRRFYADQGAQSAGALTYTSLLALVPLLAIAFAIFSAFPAFETIQDRFEAMLFENLVPEVGYEVRRYIADFTQNTTNLTAVGVVALGVSAVLLLAMIEATFNRIWRVQRNRPLVSRLLIFWTMLTLGPLLLAASFSMTSDAFVAIQRLAWHGADVVPIDLTSNLGIFKRLFAALIQTAAFTVMFMLVPARHVRLRDALIGGAVSGIALELLKWGFRWYLTSFPTYQTIYGAVAVVPIFLIWLYMAWTIVLFGAVFAASFPEWWRSRVPGVTATLSPALRLEAAVALIAVISAKARTGGTVDSETLADALPLDARDAVIESLRAAGYVAATDEDNYSLTRDLRHATVADLARDLGVTLGLVREREQNKMMTRVLDGRLGPVPSLLRDLADAEDRLLSVPLSEVIDQSIRERAPEWKAKGVITVLPGTEAPRNGGAASAE; encoded by the coding sequence ATGGAATCACCGGACAAGAAGACCTCCTCCAGCCGGATGGACTACTGGAAGGTCCACCGTGCCAAGCGAATCGCGATCGATATCGGCAACTACGTGTATTACGCGGTGCGCCGGTTCTACGCCGATCAGGGCGCCCAGTCCGCCGGGGCGCTGACCTACACGTCGCTGCTGGCCCTGGTGCCGCTGCTGGCCATCGCCTTCGCCATCTTCTCGGCCTTCCCGGCCTTCGAGACGATCCAGGACCGGTTCGAGGCGATGCTGTTCGAGAACCTGGTGCCGGAAGTGGGCTACGAGGTCCGCAGGTACATCGCCGATTTCACCCAGAACACCACCAACCTGACCGCGGTCGGCGTGGTGGCGCTGGGCGTGTCGGCGGTGCTGTTGCTGGCGATGATCGAGGCGACGTTCAACCGGATCTGGCGGGTGCAGCGCAACCGGCCGCTCGTCTCCCGGCTGCTGATCTTCTGGACCATGCTGACCCTGGGGCCGCTGCTGCTCGCCGCCAGCTTCTCGATGACCTCGGACGCCTTCGTCGCCATCCAGCGCTTGGCCTGGCACGGCGCCGACGTCGTGCCGATCGACCTGACGAGCAATCTCGGCATCTTTAAACGGCTGTTCGCGGCGCTGATCCAGACCGCCGCCTTCACGGTCATGTTCATGCTGGTGCCGGCGCGCCATGTGCGGCTGCGCGACGCCCTGATCGGCGGCGCGGTGAGTGGGATCGCGCTGGAACTGCTGAAATGGGGCTTCCGCTGGTACCTGACCTCGTTCCCGACCTACCAGACGATCTACGGCGCGGTGGCGGTGGTGCCGATCTTCCTGATCTGGCTCTACATGGCCTGGACCATCGTGCTGTTCGGCGCGGTCTTCGCCGCCTCGTTTCCGGAATGGTGGCGCTCGCGGGTGCCGGGGGTGACGGCGACCCTGTCGCCCGCCCTGCGGCTCGAGGCGGCGGTGGCGCTGATCGCGGTGATCTCGGCCAAGGCCCGGACCGGCGGGACGGTGGATTCCGAAACCCTCGCCGACGCCCTGCCGCTGGATGCGCGCGACGCGGTGATCGAATCCCTGCGCGCGGCCGGCTATGTCGCCGCCACCGACGAGGACAATTACAGCCTGACCCGGGATCTCCGCCACGCGACGGTGGCGGATCTCGCCCGCGACCTGGGCGTCACCCTCGGCCTGGTGCGCGAGCGCGAGCAGAACAAGATGATGACCCGGGTGCTCGACGGCCGGCTCGGGCCGGTGCCGTCGCTGCTGCGCGATCTCGCCGATGCCGAAGACCGCCTGCTCAGCGTGCCGTTGTCGGAGGTCATCGACCAATCGATCCGCGAGCGGGCGCCCGAATGGAAGGCCAAGGGGGTGATCACCGTCCTGCCGGGTACTGAAGCGCCGCGCAATGGGGGAGCCGCCTCGGCGGAGTGA
- a CDS encoding J domain-containing protein, whose amino-acid sequence MSDPYKVLGVSQTATQDEVKAAYRKLAKKYHPDLNQGDEAVARKFQEVSSAYDLLGDPTKRKKYDRGEIDPEGRERRGRGSFWSKGWKARSGHPGAGSSGRSSTFDFDDTFDDANGDPIEEILKQWRAGRGGAAGGPSPGDTGSRSAPRRNSQDLRYRLKVPFIEAVAGIKKRVTLSDGKVVNLTIPPATEDGTVLRLKGQGKPGSGALPAGDAYLELNVEPHAHFTRDGDDILLDLPITLQEAILGGSVTVPTVHGSVSLKIPKGSNGGKRMRLRGKGVPAKGDGEPGDQYVTLRIVLPDNPDGDLIQFIEKWGATHAYNPRKSLG is encoded by the coding sequence ATGAGCGATCCGTATAAGGTACTGGGCGTCAGCCAGACGGCCACCCAGGACGAGGTGAAGGCCGCCTATCGCAAGCTGGCGAAGAAATACCATCCGGACCTGAACCAGGGCGACGAAGCCGTCGCCCGCAAGTTCCAGGAAGTCAGCTCCGCCTACGACCTCCTGGGCGATCCCACCAAGCGCAAGAAATACGACCGCGGCGAGATCGACCCCGAGGGCCGCGAGCGGCGGGGACGCGGCAGTTTCTGGTCCAAGGGCTGGAAGGCGCGCAGCGGCCATCCCGGCGCCGGGAGTTCAGGGCGCAGCAGCACCTTCGATTTCGACGACACCTTCGACGACGCCAACGGCGACCCGATCGAGGAGATCCTGAAGCAGTGGCGCGCCGGACGCGGCGGTGCGGCGGGCGGCCCGTCGCCCGGCGACACCGGCAGCCGCAGCGCGCCGCGGCGCAACTCCCAGGACCTGCGCTACCGGCTGAAGGTGCCGTTCATCGAGGCCGTGGCCGGTATCAAGAAGCGGGTGACGCTGAGCGACGGTAAGGTGGTGAACCTGACGATCCCGCCGGCGACCGAGGACGGCACCGTGCTGCGGCTGAAGGGCCAGGGCAAGCCGGGCAGCGGGGCCCTGCCCGCCGGCGACGCGTATCTGGAACTCAATGTCGAGCCGCACGCCCATTTCACGCGCGACGGCGACGATATCCTGCTGGACCTGCCGATCACCCTGCAGGAGGCCATCCTGGGCGGCAGCGTGACGGTGCCGACGGTGCACGGTTCGGTGTCGCTGAAGATCCCGAAGGGATCGAACGGCGGCAAGCGGATGCGGCTGCGCGGCAAGGGGGTACCGGCCAAGGGCGACGGCGAACCCGGCGACCAGTACGTCACCCTGCGCATCGTCCTGCCGGACAATCCCGACGGCGACCTGATCCAGTTCATCGAGAAGTGGGGTGCCACCCACGCCTACAACCCGCGCAAGTCGCTGGGCTGA
- a CDS encoding RT0821/Lpp0805 family surface protein — protein sequence MFRKTAIVSAVALSLGLAACADTGAKQTGGAVLGGLGGAVAGSQFGQGKGQLAAVAAGTLLGALLGSEVGKSLDRADKAALASTTQNTLENQPSGSSSTWSNPDSGNYGTVTPTRTYQTNSGQYCREYSQTINVGGRTEEAFGTACRQPDGSWKVMN from the coding sequence ATGTTCCGCAAGACCGCTATCGTCTCCGCCGTCGCCCTCAGCCTCGGCCTCGCCGCCTGCGCGGATACCGGCGCCAAGCAGACCGGCGGTGCCGTCCTCGGCGGCCTCGGCGGCGCCGTGGCCGGTTCCCAGTTCGGCCAGGGCAAGGGCCAGCTCGCCGCCGTCGCCGCCGGCACCCTGCTCGGCGCGCTGCTCGGCAGCGAGGTCGGCAAGTCGCTGGATCGCGCCGACAAGGCAGCGCTGGCCTCGACCACCCAGAACACCCTGGAGAACCAGCCGAGCGGCAGCAGCTCGACCTGGAGCAACCCCGATTCGGGCAATTACGGCACGGTCACCCCGACCCGCACCTACCAGACCAACAGCGGTCAGTACTGCCGCGAGTACTCGCAGACGATCAATGTCGGCGGGCGCACGGAAGAAGCCTTCGGCACCGCCTGCCGCCAGCCGGACGGCTCCTGGAAGGTGATGAACTGA
- the pdxH gene encoding pyridoxamine 5'-phosphate oxidase: MTDDKAIFEPQTDDPFEQFRLWFADAEASEVNDANAMTLATAGSDGRPSARIVLMKDYDESGVVFYTNTESQKGLQLAVNPFAALLFHWKSLRRQVRFEGAVTPVTAAEADAYYDSRPRNSRIGAWASQQSRPLADRATLMQSVERFSGEYPGESVPRPPYWSGYRLSPLRIEFWHDGAFRLHDRFVFTRQAEGQPWSLQRLFP, translated from the coding sequence ATGACTGACGACAAGGCCATTTTCGAACCGCAGACGGACGATCCGTTCGAGCAGTTCCGGCTGTGGTTCGCCGACGCGGAGGCCAGCGAGGTCAACGACGCCAACGCGATGACCCTGGCGACCGCCGGGTCCGACGGGCGTCCCTCCGCCCGGATCGTGCTGATGAAGGACTACGACGAGTCCGGCGTCGTCTTCTACACCAACACCGAGAGCCAGAAGGGCCTGCAGCTCGCGGTGAACCCGTTCGCCGCCCTGCTGTTCCACTGGAAGTCCCTGCGCCGCCAGGTGCGGTTCGAAGGGGCCGTCACGCCGGTGACCGCGGCCGAGGCCGACGCCTATTACGACAGCCGTCCGCGCAACAGCCGGATCGGCGCCTGGGCCTCGCAGCAGTCGCGCCCGCTCGCCGACCGCGCGACCCTGATGCAGTCGGTGGAGCGTTTCAGCGGCGAGTATCCGGGCGAGTCCGTGCCCCGTCCGCCGTACTGGTCGGGCTACCGTCTCTCGCCGCTGCGCATCGAGTTCTGGCACGACGGGGCGTTCCGGCTGCACGACCGGTTCGTCTTCACCCGCCAGGCGGAAGGCCAGCCCTGGAGCCTTCAGCGCCTGTTCCCGTGA
- a CDS encoding universal stress protein, producing MKRIFVPLLGELGDRAALDAAGKLLGSSGGFVDARVLRRDPRDVLPIVGEGFGAAMIDEVMSAAEKGSKELAAKAKKTFDEWATAAGANVGAAPGATGLSAAFGELVGPVPGVEVAAERVSDVVVCGRAPRDVSPDRSALLEVAVMEAGRPVIVVPDAELESIATVILVAWNGSAEAARAVSMSMPLLTRADKVVVVTVDDGDVSADPEALADTLRANGVKAEAVKAEMDKAGVAATLEVEAGKQKADLILIGAYSHSRVREFVMGGVTDDALTDGSVPMMLAR from the coding sequence ATGAAACGGATCTTCGTTCCGCTGCTTGGTGAACTCGGCGACCGCGCCGCCCTGGACGCGGCGGGAAAGCTGCTCGGATCGTCCGGCGGATTTGTCGATGCGCGCGTGCTGCGCCGGGATCCGCGCGACGTGCTGCCGATCGTCGGCGAGGGCTTCGGTGCGGCGATGATCGACGAGGTCATGAGCGCCGCCGAGAAGGGCTCCAAGGAACTGGCGGCCAAGGCGAAGAAGACCTTCGACGAGTGGGCGACCGCAGCCGGCGCCAATGTGGGCGCGGCACCGGGCGCGACCGGGCTGAGCGCCGCCTTCGGCGAGCTGGTCGGACCGGTGCCGGGCGTCGAAGTCGCCGCCGAGCGGGTGAGCGACGTGGTGGTCTGCGGCCGAGCGCCGCGGGACGTCAGCCCCGACCGCTCGGCCCTGCTGGAAGTGGCGGTGATGGAGGCCGGCCGGCCTGTGATCGTCGTCCCCGACGCGGAGCTGGAGAGCATCGCCACCGTGATCCTGGTGGCCTGGAACGGCTCGGCCGAGGCGGCGCGGGCGGTGTCCATGTCCATGCCGCTGCTGACCAGGGCCGACAAGGTCGTGGTCGTCACCGTCGATGACGGCGATGTGAGTGCCGATCCCGAGGCCCTGGCCGATACCCTGCGGGCGAACGGCGTGAAGGCCGAGGCGGTGAAGGCCGAGATGGACAAGGCCGGCGTGGCCGCGACCCTGGAGGTCGAGGCCGGCAAACAGAAGGCCGACCTGATCCTGATCGGGGCATACAGCCACAGCCGGGTGCGGGAATTCGTGATGGGCGGCGTGACCGACGACGCCTTGACCGACGGTTCGGTGCCCATGATGCTGGCCCGATAA
- a CDS encoding MgtC/SapB family protein — protein sequence MQDLLPTLDQLAGSDTAMYAERLGLALLLGMVIGVDRELRRKPAGLRSHMLVSLASAAFALIALELVDSVSAWDDHVRIDPTRVLEAVVTGIAFLGAGAIIRNKGEVEGITTGASLWLTGALGVACGVGELYLAGMTAILGVIVLVVIGFMERRAERRRESADGG from the coding sequence TTGCAGGATCTCTTGCCGACCCTAGACCAACTCGCCGGCAGCGACACCGCCATGTACGCCGAACGGCTGGGCCTCGCCCTGCTGCTGGGCATGGTCATCGGGGTGGACCGGGAGCTGCGCCGCAAGCCCGCCGGCCTGCGCTCCCACATGCTGGTCTCGCTCGCGTCGGCGGCGTTCGCGCTGATCGCGCTGGAACTCGTGGATTCCGTCAGTGCCTGGGACGACCATGTGCGGATCGACCCGACCCGTGTGCTGGAGGCCGTGGTGACCGGCATCGCCTTCCTCGGCGCCGGCGCCATCATCCGCAACAAGGGCGAGGTGGAAGGCATCACCACCGGCGCCAGCCTGTGGCTCACCGGCGCTTTGGGCGTGGCCTGCGGCGTCGGCGAACTCTATCTGGCCGGCATGACCGCCATCCTCGGCGTGATCGTGCTGGTCGTCATCGGTTTCATGGAGCGGCGCGCCGAGCGGCGCAGGGAGTCGGCGGACGGCGGCTGA
- a CDS encoding SDR family oxidoreductase, translating to MSDDSKLMLLTGASRGIGHATVQIFVRRGWRLLTCSRDAPPAECLRDPDRAWHISADLSDPKSLDAFIDEANEWLGDRPLHALVNNAGWSPKSSFKERLGVLNGDLEAWHRVFEVNFFAPLKLARGFAGSLHKGKGAIVNITSIAGHEIHPFAGSAYSTSKAALSALTREMANEFAELGVRVNAVAPGEIETAMLSPETEVLIPRIPLQRLGQPKDVAGAIYYLCSDDSEYVSGTEIFVTGGQHIL from the coding sequence ATGTCAGACGACTCAAAGCTCATGCTGCTCACCGGGGCGAGCCGGGGTATCGGCCACGCCACCGTCCAGATCTTCGTGCGCCGCGGTTGGCGGCTTCTCACCTGCTCGCGCGACGCGCCGCCGGCCGAGTGCCTGCGCGACCCCGACCGGGCCTGGCACATCTCCGCCGACCTGTCCGATCCCAAGAGCCTGGACGCCTTCATCGACGAGGCGAACGAGTGGCTGGGCGACCGGCCGCTGCACGCGCTGGTGAACAATGCCGGCTGGTCGCCGAAATCCTCGTTCAAGGAACGTCTCGGGGTTCTGAACGGCGATCTAGAGGCCTGGCACCGGGTGTTCGAGGTCAACTTCTTCGCGCCGCTGAAGCTGGCGCGCGGCTTCGCCGGCTCCCTGCACAAGGGAAAGGGGGCGATCGTCAACATCACCTCCATCGCCGGCCACGAGATCCATCCCTTCGCCGGATCGGCCTATTCCACCTCCAAGGCGGCCCTGTCGGCGCTGACCCGGGAGATGGCGAACGAGTTCGCCGAGTTGGGCGTGCGGGTGAACGCGGTGGCGCCGGGCGAGATCGAGACCGCCATGCTGTCGCCGGAAACCGAGGTGCTGATCCCGCGCATCCCGCTGCAGCGGCTGGGCCAGCCCAAGGACGTGGCCGGTGCCATCTACTACCTGTGCAGCGACGACAGCGAGTATGTCTCCGGCACCGAGATCTTCGTGACCGGCGGCCAGCACATCCTCTGA
- a CDS encoding glutamine amidotransferase-related protein — translation MRICVMVCAHVGPDLADVLDPYLEMFRRLLAPHLPEAEITGSMIIEGTFPASPEDHDVYLFTGSPHGVYEDLDWIRQAERFVREAAAAGKVLIGGCFGHQLIAQALGGKVVKSEKGWGMGVHTHPLLKREAWMEGGPDRPNVVVSHQDQVVEAPEGAVVLAGTEFCPNAMLRIGDRILTFQGHPEMTVPIVNRLLDLREQRVGAEVFAAGKKSLEKPLDHDAMGAWIAGFIRQALNASAGKTEAAE, via the coding sequence ATGCGGATCTGCGTGATGGTATGCGCCCATGTCGGGCCGGACCTGGCCGATGTGCTGGACCCGTATCTGGAAATGTTCCGCCGCCTTCTCGCCCCGCATCTCCCGGAGGCGGAGATCACCGGCTCGATGATCATCGAGGGGACGTTTCCCGCCTCGCCGGAGGATCACGACGTCTACCTCTTCACCGGCAGCCCGCATGGTGTCTACGAGGATCTCGACTGGATCCGCCAGGCCGAGCGGTTCGTGCGCGAGGCCGCGGCCGCCGGCAAGGTGCTGATCGGCGGCTGCTTCGGCCACCAGCTCATCGCCCAGGCGCTGGGCGGCAAGGTGGTGAAGTCGGAGAAGGGCTGGGGCATGGGCGTGCACACCCATCCGCTGCTGAAGCGCGAAGCCTGGATGGAGGGCGGACCGGACCGGCCCAACGTGGTGGTCAGCCACCAGGACCAGGTGGTCGAGGCGCCGGAGGGCGCGGTGGTGCTGGCCGGAACTGAGTTCTGCCCGAACGCCATGCTGCGGATAGGCGACCGGATCCTGACCTTCCAGGGCCACCCGGAGATGACCGTTCCCATCGTGAACCGCCTGCTCGACTTGCGCGAGCAGCGGGTCGGGGCGGAGGTCTTCGCCGCCGGCAAGAAATCACTGGAGAAGCCGCTCGACCACGACGCCATGGGCGCCTGGATCGCCGGGTTCATCCGCCAGGCGCTGAACGCATCGGCCGGCAAGACCGAGGCGGCGGAGTAG
- a CDS encoding AraC family transcriptional regulator encodes MGRGTVTIRRGVIDGVDAVLADSDRSFPKHCHDQFGVGVILDGAQISASGRGQVEAEAGDVITVNPGEVHDGAPVGGGRRWSMLYVDPRRMAALAEGLDDGAGTVCEFTAPVVTDPRVAARVKAMIAALHRAAFRGETLESEERSLLVLAPLLGVRVREPAPDGGLRRVLELMDDDPAAPLCLGDLAAVAGLSRFQIVRGVARATGLTPHAYLLRRRIELARRHIRDGLPLAEAAAASGFADQSHMTRLFTRSFGYPPGAYAAA; translated from the coding sequence ATGGGACGCGGCACCGTCACCATCCGCCGCGGCGTGATCGACGGGGTCGACGCGGTCCTGGCCGATAGCGACCGCAGCTTTCCCAAACACTGCCACGATCAGTTCGGCGTCGGCGTGATCCTCGACGGCGCGCAGATCTCCGCCAGCGGCCGCGGTCAGGTGGAGGCCGAGGCGGGCGACGTGATCACCGTGAATCCGGGCGAGGTGCATGACGGGGCGCCGGTCGGCGGCGGGCGCCGCTGGTCGATGCTGTATGTCGACCCGCGCCGCATGGCCGCCCTGGCCGAGGGACTGGACGACGGCGCTGGAACCGTCTGCGAATTCACTGCACCGGTGGTGACCGACCCGCGGGTCGCCGCTCGGGTCAAGGCCATGATCGCCGCGCTCCACCGGGCGGCGTTCCGGGGCGAGACCCTGGAGAGCGAGGAGCGCAGCCTCCTGGTGCTGGCGCCGCTGCTCGGTGTCCGGGTCCGCGAGCCGGCACCGGATGGTGGGCTCCGCCGGGTGCTGGAGCTGATGGACGACGATCCGGCCGCACCTCTCTGCCTGGGGGACCTTGCCGCCGTGGCGGGGCTCAGCCGGTTCCAGATCGTGCGCGGCGTCGCGCGGGCAACCGGGTTGACGCCCCATGCCTATCTCCTGCGGCGGCGGATCGAGCTGGCCCGCCGGCATATCCGCGACGGCCTGCCGCTGGCCGAGGCGGCGGCGGCGAGCGGCTTCGCCGACCAGAGCCACATGACGCGGCTGTTCACCCGCAGCTTCGGCTATCCGCCGGGCGCCTACGCGGCGGCCTGA
- a CDS encoding LysE family translocator, whose amino-acid sequence MIDETVTAALAPALAPEYLLTSLAVCVMPGTGVIYTLAHGLGRGSRASLIAAFGCTLGIVPHLIACAVGLAALLHSSALAFQAVKLLGVAYLFYMAWGILRDGGALEVTSEQEGRPAHRIVLSGILLNLLNPKLTLFFLAFLPLFLPADAAMPALSILALGSVFMAMTFAVFAVYGLCASAARTYVLAQPSVMKVLRYGFAGAFGLLGLRLLFSGR is encoded by the coding sequence GTGATCGACGAGACAGTCACTGCCGCCTTGGCCCCGGCCCTCGCGCCGGAATATCTGCTGACCTCTCTGGCGGTGTGCGTGATGCCGGGCACCGGGGTGATCTATACCCTGGCCCACGGGCTCGGGCGCGGCAGCCGGGCGAGCCTGATCGCCGCCTTCGGCTGCACGTTGGGGATCGTGCCGCACCTGATCGCCTGCGCGGTGGGGCTCGCCGCCCTGCTGCATTCCAGCGCGCTGGCGTTCCAGGCGGTGAAGCTGCTGGGTGTGGCCTATCTGTTCTACATGGCCTGGGGGATTCTGCGGGACGGCGGGGCGCTGGAGGTGACGTCGGAGCAGGAGGGGAGGCCGGCCCATCGCATTGTCCTGAGCGGCATCCTGCTCAACCTGTTGAACCCGAAGCTGACCCTGTTCTTCCTGGCGTTCCTGCCGCTGTTCCTGCCGGCGGACGCGGCGATGCCGGCGCTGTCGATCCTCGCCCTGGGATCGGTGTTCATGGCGATGACCTTCGCGGTGTTCGCCGTCTACGGGCTGTGCGCGTCGGCGGCCAGGACCTATGTCCTGGCGCAGCCGTCGGTGATGAAGGTGCTGAGATACGGGTTTGCCGGCGCCTTCGGCCTGCTGGGCCTGCGCCTGCTCTTCAGCGGGCGGTAG